In Syntrophomonadaceae bacterium, a genomic segment contains:
- a CDS encoding EutN/CcmL family microcompartment protein gives MITAKVIDNIWATRKAESLKGLKFMLVEVIGGIDAGRLLIAADTIGAGIGERVLVCTGSSARKMLDRDDAPVDAIIVGIIDEDCTF, from the coding sequence ATGATCACAGCCAAGGTAATTGATAATATCTGGGCCACAAGAAAAGCCGAGTCCCTGAAAGGCCTGAAGTTCATGCTGGTGGAGGTGATCGGCGGAATTGATGCCGGGCGGCTATTGATTGCTGCGGATACAATTGGTGCTGGTATTGGCGAGCGCGTGTTGGTCTGCACCGGCAGCTCGGCCCGCAAAATGCTGGACCGGGATGACGCGCCGGTTGATGCCATTATAGTAGGAATCATCGATGAAGACTGCACGTTTTAA
- a CDS encoding BMC domain-containing protein has product MEYRIIKSPSKGAMEMLLRRKGSLPTTPVSNYDAVGLIQGRLIDMVFAADIAEKAAGVTVEDIKGSCPQNLIMIAVFGDTASVEAAIKEIQYKLKQEKR; this is encoded by the coding sequence ATGGAGTACCGCATCATAAAATCCCCTTCCAAGGGGGCCATGGAGATGCTTTTGCGCCGCAAAGGCTCGCTGCCAACAACTCCCGTCAGCAATTATGATGCTGTAGGTCTGATCCAGGGGCGGCTGATTGATATGGTTTTTGCCGCCGATATCGCCGAAAAGGCGGCGGGGGTGACAGTAGAAGATATCAAAGGCTCTTGCCCGCAGAATCTGATCATGATCGCCGTCTTTGGCGATACGGCATCGGTTGAGGCAGCGATCAAGGAGATTCAATATAAATTGAAGCAGGAAAAAAGGTGA
- the eutJ gene encoding ethanolamine utilization protein EutJ: protein MAGERFSYCEELVRDFEQAIKEPKLHQSSVYYTGVDLGTTYVVLAVLDENYRPVAGAYRYAGVVKDGMVVDYIGAIRIVKELKQELENKLGVDLIYAAAALPPGTFELDSGTIKHVVQGAGFEITSLLDEPTAANAVLRIEDGVIVDVGGGTTGIAIFKDGKVIYVADEPTGGTHFSLVIAGAYKLSFEEAELYKRDSKNHRELTPVLLPVIEKVSSIITRHTGKYPVKEIYLVGGTCCLEGIEKIIANKTSLPTYKPKNPMFVTPLGIALNCTREIL, encoded by the coding sequence ATGGCTGGCGAGCGCTTTAGTTATTGCGAGGAACTGGTGCGAGACTTTGAACAAGCGATAAAAGAGCCGAAACTGCATCAATCCTCTGTCTATTATACCGGTGTAGACCTGGGGACAACCTATGTTGTTCTGGCGGTGTTAGATGAGAACTACCGGCCGGTTGCGGGGGCCTATCGTTACGCCGGCGTGGTTAAAGACGGCATGGTCGTGGACTATATCGGCGCCATCCGCATTGTCAAAGAATTAAAGCAAGAGCTGGAAAATAAGCTTGGCGTCGATCTGATTTATGCTGCTGCTGCCCTTCCCCCGGGGACCTTCGAACTTGATTCCGGCACCATCAAACATGTTGTACAGGGGGCTGGTTTCGAAATTACCAGTCTGTTGGATGAGCCGACGGCAGCAAATGCTGTGCTCCGGATTGAAGACGGTGTGATAGTCGATGTCGGGGGCGGTACCACAGGAATTGCCATCTTTAAAGACGGCAAGGTGATATATGTGGCGGATGAGCCTACCGGCGGCACCCACTTTTCTCTGGTCATTGCCGGCGCTTACAAACTAAGCTTTGAAGAGGCAGAGCTCTACAAGCGGGACAGCAAAAACCACCGGGAACTGACGCCCGTATTGTTGCCAGTTATTGAAAAAGTCTCCTCTATTATCACCCGCCATACCGGTAAATACCCGGTCAAGGAGATCTATCTGGTAGGCGGGACCTGTTGCCTGGAGGGGATTGAAAAGATTATCGCAAATAAGACCAGTCTCCCCACCTATAAGCCAAAGAATCCGATGTTTGTGACACCTCTGGGGATCGCGCTTAACTGCACGAGGGAGATCCTCTAG
- a CDS encoding BMC domain-containing protein: MGGAGEFDMKRIIQESVPGKQVTLAHIIAAPAKDIYESLGMEEKGAIGIATLTPNEAAIIAADIATKASSAEIGFLDRFTGALIITGDVASVEAAMIAINDILEKLLGFTPAKITRT; the protein is encoded by the coding sequence ATGGGCGGAGCCGGAGAATTTGACATGAAAAGAATAATCCAGGAATCTGTGCCAGGCAAGCAAGTCACCCTGGCCCATATCATTGCCGCCCCGGCCAAGGACATCTATGAAAGCTTGGGGATGGAAGAAAAGGGTGCCATTGGGATTGCAACCCTGACACCCAACGAGGCGGCGATCATTGCCGCAGATATTGCTACCAAAGCATCCAGCGCCGAGATCGGCTTTCTTGATCGCTTTACCGGGGCGCTGATCATAACCGGTGATGTGGCAAGCGTAGAGGCGGCCATGATTGCCATCAATGACATTTTAGAGAAGCTGTTAGGCTTCACGCCTGCAAAAATTACCCGTACCTGA
- the cutD gene encoding choline TMA-lyase-activating enzyme, whose amino-acid sequence MIKNSGLLERKARIFNIQKYSIYDGPGIRTLVFFKGCPLRCQWCSNPEGLVKKYQVMFKEKLCIDCGNCIPVCPLNIHYFLDQAKLPAEGTRHRQNRSIDCSGCRKCEAICPKQALAVVGQDITISEALEIIRQDELFYLNSGGGVTLGGGDPAMQPEFAANLLMECRREGIHTAIETSGYAKLESLVMMAKFADLLLYDLKHIDSDRHLELTGVRNERILDNFKEMIRRGFATKVRMPLVKGLNSSEETINKTIEFLKSFQSYRNFHGIDLLPYHKLGINKYRQLDMEYAITGDLSLNDEELDEIAKHFKDSGFQADIIRH is encoded by the coding sequence ATGATTAAAAACAGCGGCTTACTGGAACGCAAAGCAAGAATCTTTAATATCCAGAAATACTCCATCTATGATGGGCCGGGCATCAGAACCCTGGTATTCTTTAAGGGTTGCCCCTTAAGATGTCAATGGTGCTCTAATCCGGAAGGATTGGTGAAAAAATATCAGGTCATGTTCAAAGAAAAGCTTTGCATCGACTGTGGCAACTGTATTCCTGTCTGTCCCCTTAACATTCACTACTTCTTAGACCAGGCAAAGCTGCCCGCTGAAGGGACAAGGCACAGACAAAACCGCAGCATTGACTGCAGCGGCTGCCGGAAATGTGAAGCTATATGTCCTAAACAGGCACTGGCTGTTGTTGGTCAGGATATAACTATTTCAGAAGCATTGGAGATCATCCGCCAGGACGAACTCTTTTACCTGAACTCTGGCGGAGGAGTAACCCTTGGGGGAGGGGACCCGGCTATGCAGCCGGAGTTTGCCGCAAATTTATTGATGGAATGCCGGCGGGAAGGAATCCACACAGCTATCGAAACTTCCGGCTACGCCAAACTGGAATCCTTGGTGATGATGGCTAAATTTGCCGATTTGCTGTTGTATGATCTAAAACACATTGATTCTGACCGGCATCTTGAGTTAACAGGAGTGCGCAATGAGCGCATACTGGATAACTTTAAGGAGATGATCCGCCGCGGTTTTGCAACTAAAGTCAGGATGCCGCTAGTTAAAGGGTTAAACAGCAGTGAAGAAACTATTAATAAAACCATCGAATTCCTGAAGTCTTTTCAGAGTTACAGGAACTTTCACGGCATCGATTTGCTGCCCTATCACAAATTGGGCATCAACAAATACAGGCAGTTGGACATGGAATACGCTATTACCGGGGATTTGAGCTTGAATGATGAAGAATTGGACGAAATCGCAAAACACTTTAAAGACAGTGGTTTCCAGGCTGATATAATCAGGCATTAG
- a CDS encoding DMT family transporter, protein MQSSGNLSAVLMKERLNSNFAKKGIFTGLFSGCTWGMNSVLLGIALGLVPVLDEKAYVFALPLAAAFFSDFIAGLWLLAYNGVAGRVQEIWRTLKTFPGLMVCVAALLGGPIAMGGYLMGISMAGPAYALPITALYPVVGAILSRIFLKQVIIPRVWLGIALSIAGAIVISYVPPEGTVSSVFYLGLIFASLAAFGWGSEAVLSVFGMNMVDPKVAINIRQLTSGLVMFVFVLPFVGGWGVASQVVTLPNALGVFALAALASAASYLAWYKANNMIGVAKGVVLNGTYVMWGVVFSVLFMSLTLTQNLVIGSVLIMIGAALVAVDPKELFKKGGKS, encoded by the coding sequence ATGCAATCGTCGGGCAACTTATCAGCAGTGTTGATGAAAGAAAGGCTGAACAGCAATTTCGCCAAAAAGGGTATCTTTACCGGTCTTTTCAGCGGTTGTACCTGGGGAATGAACAGCGTGCTCCTGGGGATAGCCTTGGGTCTGGTGCCAGTCCTGGATGAAAAAGCTTACGTGTTTGCTCTCCCACTGGCGGCGGCTTTCTTCAGCGACTTTATCGCGGGCTTGTGGCTTTTGGCTTACAATGGCGTGGCTGGCCGGGTTCAGGAAATATGGCGTACCCTGAAGACTTTTCCCGGTCTGATGGTTTGTGTAGCCGCCCTGCTGGGCGGGCCAATTGCCATGGGCGGATACCTGATGGGCATTTCAATGGCGGGCCCTGCTTACGCCCTGCCCATCACAGCGTTATATCCAGTTGTCGGGGCGATACTTTCCCGGATATTCCTTAAGCAAGTTATTATCCCAAGGGTTTGGCTTGGCATTGCCCTTTCAATTGCCGGGGCCATTGTTATCTCATATGTGCCGCCGGAAGGAACTGTAAGCTCCGTCTTTTACTTGGGACTGATCTTTGCTTCCCTGGCAGCCTTTGGCTGGGGCTCGGAGGCTGTCTTATCAGTATTCGGCATGAACATGGTTGACCCGAAGGTGGCGATCAATATCCGGCAACTGACCTCCGGCCTGGTCATGTTCGTTTTTGTGTTACCGTTTGTTGGTGGTTGGGGTGTCGCATCTCAGGTTGTGACCCTGCCTAATGCCTTGGGGGTCTTTGCTCTTGCTGCTTTAGCCTCGGCGGCATCTTATCTGGCCTGGTATAAGGCAAACAACATGATCGGTGTCGCAAAAGGGGTAGTGCTAAACGGGACTTATGTAATGTGGGGCGTTGTTTTCTCAGTCCTGTTCATGAGTTTAACCCTCACGCAAAACCTGGTGATCGGCAGCGTATTGATTATGATTGGCGCAGCTCTTGTGGCGGTTGACCCGAAGGAATTATTCAAGAAGGGCGGGAAGTCATAA
- the cutC gene encoding choline trimethylamine-lyase, with the protein MDTQEFTKRFADATKHLSPEEKAAVLKLFQGIAMELSANSPAANELAKSPRFEGEITGLTPRLERLRTNYLKVKPSISTYRARAFTQVTKENPGLPKMLLRAKCFRKACETAPLLIQKDELIVGHPCGKPRAGAVSPDIAWRWIRDELDTMAKRPQDPFQVSEEDKRILREEIFPYWEGKSVDEVCQEQYTEAGLWSFSGESYVSDLSYHQINGGGDTCPGFDVILVKKGISGVRQEAVERLCKLSMENPDDLDKIYFYKAQIETCDGILAYARRLSDYARELSAKEQDQARQKELAQIAEILTNVPANPPRTFHEALQSVWTLESLFVVEENQTGISLGRLDQYIYPMFKADLESGRINKLEAFELLCCFIIKCSEVMWLSSETGAKYFAGYQPFINLTIGGQKRTGGDATNDLTYLIMDAVRLVRMYQPSLACRIHNKSPQAYLKKIVEVVKAGLGFPACHFDDTHIKMMLAKGFSIEDARDYCLMGCVEPQKSGRIYQWTSTGYTQWPIAIEFVFNRGIMKWRGTMEGLDTGDLENIKTYEEFDAACKKQIEHIIRLSAIGTIISQRVHRDLAPKPLMSLLVEGCMEKGVDVTGGGALVNCGPGLIFSGLGTYTDSMAAIKKLVFDEKKYTLKQIRDALAANFAGYDSLRTDCLNAPKYGNDDDYVDAIAADLITWTERTHNSYRMLYANFSHGTVSISNNTPFGALTGATPNGRLAWAPLSDGISPTQGADKLGPTAIIKSVSKLSNESMNIGMVHNFKLLRGILETPEGENGLITLLRTASVLGNGQMQFSYVDNEVLKKAQREPDKYRDLIIRVAGYSAYFVELCKEVQDEIISRTVLDRFE; encoded by the coding sequence TGTTTCAGGGGATTGCCATGGAATTGTCCGCAAATAGTCCGGCAGCGAATGAACTGGCGAAATCGCCCAGGTTCGAGGGGGAAATAACCGGGCTAACGCCTAGATTGGAGCGGTTGCGCACCAATTATTTAAAAGTTAAGCCCAGCATCAGCACCTACCGGGCCAGGGCTTTTACCCAAGTGACCAAGGAGAATCCAGGCTTGCCCAAGATGCTTTTACGGGCTAAATGCTTCCGTAAAGCCTGTGAGACAGCTCCTTTGCTGATTCAAAAAGATGAGTTAATTGTCGGGCACCCTTGCGGCAAACCGAGAGCCGGAGCTGTATCCCCAGATATTGCCTGGAGATGGATTCGGGATGAACTGGATACCATGGCCAAAAGACCCCAGGATCCCTTTCAAGTCAGTGAGGAAGACAAGCGGATACTGCGCGAGGAAATTTTCCCTTACTGGGAAGGCAAAAGCGTGGACGAGGTGTGCCAAGAGCAGTATACAGAAGCTGGGCTCTGGTCATTTTCCGGCGAGTCCTATGTCAGTGATCTGTCTTACCATCAAATAAATGGGGGAGGAGATACCTGCCCGGGGTTTGATGTTATCCTGGTTAAAAAAGGGATTAGCGGTGTAAGGCAGGAAGCCGTCGAAAGGCTCTGCAAGCTCTCCATGGAGAACCCGGACGACCTGGATAAGATTTATTTTTACAAGGCACAGATTGAAACTTGTGATGGTATTTTAGCATATGCCAGACGGCTTTCTGATTATGCCAGAGAGCTTTCCGCCAAAGAACAAGATCAAGCAAGGCAAAAAGAACTGGCCCAGATTGCTGAAATTCTAACCAACGTGCCGGCAAATCCGCCCCGCACCTTCCATGAGGCGTTGCAGTCGGTCTGGACACTGGAATCGCTTTTTGTGGTGGAAGAGAACCAAACCGGCATCTCTCTTGGGCGGTTGGACCAATATATTTATCCCATGTTCAAGGCTGATCTGGAATCTGGCCGGATCAACAAGCTGGAAGCCTTTGAGTTGCTTTGCTGTTTTATAATCAAATGCTCGGAAGTGATGTGGCTGTCCAGTGAAACCGGCGCCAAGTATTTTGCCGGCTATCAGCCCTTTATCAATTTAACTATCGGCGGGCAGAAAAGAACCGGTGGCGATGCGACCAATGACCTGACTTATCTCATCATGGACGCTGTCCGTTTGGTGAGGATGTATCAACCGTCCCTGGCCTGCCGGATTCACAATAAATCACCGCAAGCATACCTGAAGAAAATTGTGGAAGTGGTAAAGGCAGGATTAGGGTTTCCCGCCTGTCACTTTGACGATACCCATATCAAAATGATGCTGGCCAAAGGATTCTCGATTGAAGACGCCAGGGATTATTGCCTGATGGGCTGCGTTGAACCGCAAAAATCCGGCAGAATTTATCAATGGACTTCAACCGGCTATACCCAATGGCCCATCGCCATCGAATTTGTTTTTAACCGTGGCATCATGAAGTGGCGGGGGACGATGGAGGGACTGGACACGGGCGATCTGGAGAATATCAAGACCTATGAAGAATTTGACGCTGCCTGCAAGAAACAAATTGAGCACATTATCCGTTTATCTGCCATTGGGACTATCATCAGCCAGCGGGTGCACAGGGACCTGGCTCCCAAGCCGCTGATGTCCTTGCTGGTGGAAGGCTGCATGGAAAAAGGAGTTGATGTTACCGGCGGCGGCGCCTTGGTGAACTGTGGTCCCGGCCTCATCTTTTCAGGCCTGGGCACTTATACAGATTCAATGGCTGCCATCAAGAAACTGGTTTTTGATGAAAAGAAGTATACCCTGAAACAAATCCGGGACGCTTTGGCTGCTAACTTTGCCGGCTACGATAGCCTGCGGACAGACTGCCTGAATGCGCCCAAATACGGAAACGATGACGACTATGTGGATGCAATCGCCGCAGACCTGATCACCTGGACGGAGCGGACGCACAACTCCTATCGGATGTTATACGCTAATTTTTCGCATGGAACAGTGTCTATTTCCAATAACACTCCTTTTGGCGCATTAACCGGCGCTACTCCAAACGGACGCCTGGCTTGGGCCCCGCTTTCAGACGGCATCAGCCCGACCCAGGGCGCCGATAAATTGGGCCCCACAGCCATTATAAAATCGGTGAGCAAGCTTAGTAACGAATCCATGAATATAGGCATGGTCCACAACTTTAAGTTGCTGCGCGGGATCCTGGAAACGCCGGAAGGCGAAAACGGGCTGATTACCTTGCTGAGGACTGCTTCTGTCCTTGGCAATGGTCAAATGCAATTCAGCTATGTGGATAACGAGGTTTTAAAGAAAGCCCAAAGAGAGCCAGACAAGTACCGGGATTTGATTATTCGCGTGGCCGGGTACAGCGCCTATTTTGTAGAGCTCTGCAAGGAGGTGCAGGACGAAATTATCAGCAGAACTGTCCTGGATCGTTTTGAGTAG